TCCTTGAAAAAAATCGGAGCAACTAAAGTTCTTTTACTAGATGAATTTATTCCTGAAAAAATTAAACCCTTAGCAAAACAAGCGATTGATTTTGCTATCGATACTGTTGGCGGCGAGGTTACTTGTGCCCTTTTATCCCAACTTAGTTATGGTGGTAGTATTGCGATTTGCGGAAATGCAGCAGGAATTAAGTTAAACACAACTGTGTTACCCTTTATTCTAAGAGGAACAAATTTATTAGGGATTGACTCAGTCAACGTGCCAATGAATCAACGAGTAGCTATTTGGCAACGTCTAGCAACTGATTTAAATGTAAGTCAACAGGCGCTAACGAATGAGATTTCTTTAGAAGAACTTTCAACGATTTTTGACCAATTACAATCTGGTACTCATCATGGTCGTACTATCGTCAAAATGAAGTAAAGGAGCATCACATAAATGAATATTTTAATTACAGCAGGTGGAACTTCAGAAAAGATTGATAATGTCCGTTCCATCACGAATCATTCGACAGGACGTTTGGGAAAAGAAATCAGTGAACACTTTTTAGCTAACGGTCATCACTTAACTTATGTAACAACTCCTCAAGCTGTCAGACCAAAAGCAGAAGAAAATTTGACCCTTATTGAAATCGAAACAACAAAAGACTTAGAATCAGCTTTGCTTGAACAATTTAAGCAGCAGTCGTTCGACGGAATCATTCATAGCATGGCTGTCAGTGATTTTACAACTGAAACAACTATGTCAGAAGAGACCTTTATTGAAAAACTGGCTACTACACTAGCAAAACAGCCTACTTTATCCGATTTAACTAAATTAACTGAAGCTCTTTACCTTAGTCTGGATGAAATTGGTAAAACTAGCCAACAAGAAAAAAAAATCCCTTCCGGAACTGATCGCCTCTTGCTTTTTTTGAAGAAAAACCCTAAAATAATTGCAATGCTGAAGGAACAACAGCCACAGGCAATTCTTGTTGGATTTAAGTTGTTGGTCGGCGTTTCCAAAGAAGAACTGATACATGTGGGACAATCAATTTTAGCAAAAAATAATTGTGACTTCGTATTAGCAAATGATCTTGAAGAGATTCATGGAGACCAACATAAAGGGATCTTGATTGACGCACAAGGTCGAACCGAAACAGCTCAGACTAAAAATGAGATCGCTCAACTGATCGTAAACAAAGTTGAAGAAAAATGGAGGAACTAATGATGAAAAACATACTGTTAGGAATTTCCGGCAGTATCTCTGCTTATAAAGCTGCAGATATAACTAGTCAACTCACGAAATTAGGGTATAACGTTGACGTCATTATGACAACGAATAGTACCAAATTCATCACACCATTGACGTTGCAATCACTATCTAAAAATCCGGTCCATACCGATGTTATGGAAGAAATTGCACCAGATAAGATCAATCATATTGAATTAGCCAAAAAAGCAGATCTTTTTTTACTCGCTCCAGCTTCTGCTAATATTCTAGCCAAATTGGCAAACGGAATTGCAGATGACATGCTTTCAACTGTTGCCTTAGCTTTAAAAGAAGAAATTCCGAAGTTTATCGCCCCTGCGATGAATACGTATATGTACCAAAACCCAATCACACAACGGAATTTGACGATGCTGAAAGAAGTTGGGTATCATGAAATTGATCCCCGTGAAGCATTATTAGCTTGTGGTGATTTTGGGCGTGGCGCTCTGGCAACCGTTGAGGAGATTGTTGCGACGATCAATGAAGTTTTAGCGAAATAATTTTGAGGAGTCATTTATGAAAAATACAAAAACATTTACCTTAACCGCTATGTTTTTAGCAATCTTGATTTTGTTATCCGCCGTTCCTTTTTTAGGGTTTATCCCAATTGGACCTATCAATGCAACCACTATGCACATTCCTGTGATTATAGCTTCTATTGTTTTAGGTCCAAAAATTGGTGCGTTTTTAGGCGGTGTCTTCGGCATCATCAGTATGATTCGCAGTACGATTGTACTATCTCCGTTGTCGTTTATTTTCTCACCATTTATTCCTGTGATCGGAACAGATCAAGGAAGCTGGAAAGCGATTATTGTAGCGATGGTCCCAAGAATTTTAATCGGTATCGTACCTTATTTTGTCTTTATCGGTCTTAAAAAACTAACAAAAAATAAACCGAGCTCTCAACCAGTCAGTTTATTCATCGCAGGCTTCCTAGGATCAGCTACTAATACGATTCTTGTAATGAACTTGATTTATTTTCTATTTAAAGATTCTTATGCACAAAGTATCGGCGTTAGTGGCGCGGCCATTTATACTGGTATTTTGACCGTTATCTTTACTAGTGGTGTTGTTGAAGCAATCGTTGCAGCAGTTGCGACTGTTGGGGTCGCTTCAGTATTATTACGTTTAGTGAAAAGGAATGCTACGCAGAAATTATAAAAAGATTGAGGCAGCTAATCCTGCCCCAATCTTTATTTTTTTTGTTTTTTCAATTTATAAGCATATTCACTCGCTTTAAATAGCAAGCCATTAACTGGCAAATCAAATTCACCTATAAATTCATTTACGGTTGGGTTAAAGTTCGCTTTAAACTTGATCAAGCCATCACTCAAGCTACCTTCTAAGCCACCCATATTGCAAGACGTACAGCCTCTTTCAAAACATTCACTGATTGCGTCAAACCAGGTTAGATATGCAGGCATATAGCGCTTGTAGCGATCGTCCATCCCTGCATACAAAATCTCACTAGTTGACCCAAAGGTAATCGCTAAGGCTCCAGCAACCACTGCAACATCACCGGAATGGGCGATATTTTCTTCCAATTCTGTCATTTCACGCGTTAGAGAAAAATCAAGTTCTTCTAAATTATGACGTTTCTTGACTTGATTTTCTTTTAAATTCGCTAGATCCTCTTTGTTTTTATCAAAGCGTTTCTTAGTTTCTTCAAAACGTTCTTTTAAATTTACTTCTGCTAACATGATAAATGAATTCTCTGGATAGATCGTTAATAGTTTTTCAAAATAGTCACTATTTCTCAATGAAATATTTTGACGCTCCGTCGTCAATTCAATCACTTTAGCAAAATCATCCACTAATTCAGTATGCCCCTTTTTAACCGTAACACCTTTTTTCAGGGCTTGTTTCATCATTTTTTTTGTGCTTTTTGATAGTTGTTCTTCGCTGAAATCTTCTTTGTATATATTTGCTTGAAAACGGGGTTGGATCGTCGCATCCATCGCCATCGTCAAGCCTTGGTGTTTCGCTCCACTTGCGACGATATTATCAATGACTGATTGTGCCATTGGATCAATTGTTTGTTCTTCCCCAAGATGAAAATCTTTATAATGAACCGTTGGATCCATTTTTACGAATAAAGCGCGTTTTTGCTTACCGAACTGCTTTAGCTCTTTTAAAAAGAATGCAACTAGTTCTGAATTTGTATAATCCATGATTGGTCCACGTGGTGTATAAAGCATCGAAAATTTCATTGGTAGTGGTCTGATCAATACCAAGCTAGAGGCAACCAGGGTATCATTTTCGTAAACTCCGACAATTTCTGAGCCCCAATTATCTTTTACTTTTGCCCATGCAGATGACTGTAATAAATTGCATAAGGGATGGTTTTTCACAAATTTATCGTGTTCTTTGGCATCAACGCCAATTTTAAATTCAAACATTATAAAAAAACTCCTCTACATTTTAGCTTCTGTATTACCATATCATAATTTATTGTACAGGAACAGTAAAGTTTTTCATGAAATTGGTTAAAAAATAATAAGAGGTGTTTTCTAGACTATTTTTTAGTCTAGAAAGCACCTCTTATTATTTTCTATTGATCAAAGTCGTTTTTCAAAATGAACGGATTTATTGATCCAGTACATCACAGGTGCCGCAACTGCCATAGTTGCAAATTCACTAAGAGCAAGTGTTGCGTAGTTCCCCCAGAAAGCTGCACCGCCATTTGGTGCTAGCATAAAGGCAATAATACACATTGTCGCAGTGAAGAATACCGTATTTAGCGCTAAGCGTGCAATAACATTCGGTACTCTTTTGTGTAATAATGCTGTCAGTCCTAACGAAATAAAGGATTGTAGTCCGCCATATAATGCATCAATTGCACCAAAGCCAAAGAAAAAATTATAGACCACAACACCACCTAAAACGCCCCACATCAATTTCCGATTGAAAACAACTAAGTGATTCAAACTTTCAGAAATTCTAAATTGGACAGGTCCTGACGAAACAGGTGCAACTAAAATCGTTAAGCCAAGATATAACGCCATCACAATACCATTCATGGTGATTGCTTTTCCTTTACTGTTTGTTGTAACAGTTTTTTGCATAGTTTCCCCACTTTCTCCGAGTTTTTTTACAAGGGATGGTTGATGAACCTTGTTGAGGATCAGTTTCCTCAAAAATTGATACGTAGGCATTATATCGCATTATTAGTGGTTTCACAATAAAAAGTCTAAACAAATTCATTTTTGTACAGGTTTATTTATCGTTTTTAAGCATCCATTATTCTTAATTTTTCGCATGTCTGTTATAATAAGACTTTGTACAAGGAGGAAACAAATGAAGAAACATTTTTATCTCGTCATCAATGAGAATGCCGGCAGCGGTACTGGGCGTAAAGCTGCAGATAAAATTATTAAACAATTACAAACGGCTACTATTGATTATACGACTTTTTATACAGATCATGCTGGACATGAAATTGAGATTGTCCAAAATTTAGCACAAGATACTCTGATTCCATGGAGCGCTGATTTAGAGATCGATACTTTCCCACTTTTAGTTGTTCTTGGCGGAGATGGTACCTTGCATAGTGTTCTTAACGCCTTACAACCTTTTGACCCTAAGATTCCGATTGGTTATATTCCATGCGGTTCAGGAAATGATTTTGCCCGTGGTGTTGGAATCAATAGACAAGCCGAAAAAGCTTTCTTTCAACTGCTCAAAGCGGAAATACCACAAGAAATCCAAGTGATTACTTATAATGAATCGATTCAAGAAGAAACTGGACTTGCGGTCAATAATATCGGGATTGGTCTAGATGCTGCGATTGTCAATGCAGCCAATACTTCTGCATCAAAAAATGCACTAAATAAATTCAACATGGGGTCATTATCTTATATTTTTTCTATTCTAAAGGTATTATTCACGCAAAAAGGCTTTCCAATTCTTGTTGAAGTAAATGGAAAGAATCATGAATTTGGCCGGGCTTTTTTATGTACGGTGACAAAGCATCCTTATTTTGGTGGCGGGGTACCGATTGCTCCAGTTGCTGATCCACGTAAACATGTTCTGGATTTTGTTTTAGTAGAACGAGTGAATATGTTTAAAATTTTTTGGCTGATTAGTTTATTGATTCAAAAAAAACATATGAAATCGAAATACTTTCATCATTTTCAATCCAGTAAATTTAGAATCGTTTCTACCGTTCCACAATATATTCACGCAGATGGAGAAATTCTAGGAAAAAGAAGTGCTGATATTTCTTTTGGAACAGAAACTAGATTATTTTGGTTTTAAGCATAAAAATAAGGTTGAAAAAACATTCGCTGTTTTTTCAACCTTATTTTTTATGCTAATGATTCAAAGGCCTGCTTCAAGTCAGCGATCAAATCTTCACTTGCTTCAATTCCAGTAGATATTCTTAATAAATCTGGTGTTAGACCATATGATTGTCTTAATTCTTTTGGAATGTCCGCATGGGTTTGTGTTGTGGGATAGGTGATCAAACTTTCAACACCACCTAAACTTTCTGCATAGGTAAAAATCGTTAAATTCCGTAGAAATTCTTTGATTATTTCTTGATTTTTGATTTTAAAACTCAGCATACCGCCACGTCCTGGATACATTACTTCGTTAACATAGGGACTCGATTTTAGATAGGCTACCACCGCCTGCGCGTTTTTTTCATGTCTTTCCATACGCAAAGCTAACGTCTTGAGCCCTCTGATCAACAACCAACTATCAAAAGGCGACAGGACAGCTCCTGTTGTATTCAAACTATATGCTAGTTTTTCGCCAACTTCTTGAGAGCGTGCAATCACAGCACCTGCCAATAAATCATTATGCCCACCTAAATATTTAGTTGCGCTATGCAACACAATATCCGCTCCTAAGTCCAAGGGGCGCTGGATCAATGGTGTGTAAAAGGTATTATCCACGATCAATTGCGCTTGATGTTGCTTAGTAAAAAACGCAATTTTTTCAAGTGAAACTTCAGTCATCAAAGGATTGGTCGGGGTTTCAATGAATACTGCTGCTGTTTCGTCTGTAATGGCTTTTTCAAAGCCTGCTTCATCATCAACATAAATAAATTGATATACCCCTTGATACTCTAATTCTTTAAAATAGCGGTAACTACCACCATATAAATCTCTTGATGCTACGATTTGACTGCCTACAGGAAACTGACTGAAGACTAATTGAATCGCACTCATGCCAGAACTTGTTGCTAAACCAACTGCACCATTTTCTAATACAGCTAAAGCGGATTCTACAACTTCTCTAGTTGGATTTTTAGTTCTTGTGTAATCATAGCCCGTCGACTCTCCTAGTGTTGGATGTTCATACGTTGTTGAAAAATAAATAGGCGTATTGATCGATCCAGTTACTGGGTTTTGATGATTACCGATTTGTGCCAAAAATGTGTCGGTTTGAATTTGCCCCGATTGTTCTTGCTGTTCCATTAACTTCCCTCATTTCTACCAAAATTAAACTACCTTCATGTGAATAAACGGCGAGAGCAAACGGTCCTCCACGCTTCGAGGATCGGAGTGAAACGAAAACCGTAGATATAGAAGCAACCCCTTCTTATTGCTGTAAAACACAGCGAGGTACGAGCTGATGTTGCACAGTACCTACTTGGTTCTCGATTTTAAACACTTCTGTCCCAGCCTTTGCATTTCATTATATACACCAGTCTTCGCTTAAAGCAAGAAAAAAACTGGAATAACGGCGATCCGTTCCTTCCAGTTTAGCGATTATTTCATAAAATCATAAGGTGTTGTTTGCCCCATGCCGATCATTGGATCAATTGTCTGCGTTTTTACTAGGTCTGGCGTTAGTAATCGATCTAAGACTTCGTTGACTTGCTCCGCACTTTCCTGTACCGGTTCATTAAATAATGAAATTTCTTCTATTTTAGGTTTGGCAGGTGTAATGATCGGCTCTGTTGTTTCTTCGATTACCGCTACTTTATTCTCATTGGCTGCCTCATAAACGATCGACTTTTCTGCTGCCACTGTTTCAGAAAATGGTGCCTCTTTATTTAAGCCTTCTTCATAGGCTTCCAGCTGCATTCTAGTAGTCAGTGACATATCATCAGCACTAGTAATCCGTTCTTTCAACATTGTTAAGCGACTCGCAGATTCATGAGCAACACAAGTATTAAACGCTTGAACTTCTCCCAGTAAAATTAGAATATCTTTACTTCGAGTTACTGCCGTATAAAGCAAGTTTCGTTGTAGCATCCGATGATACTGGTGAACCATTGGCAAAATAACCATTTTAAATTCACTACCTTGGGCTTTATGAATCGAACAACAGTATGAAAGTGTGATTTTATTCCACTCATTACGCTTATAGCTAACTTCATTGTTATCAAATTGAATCACCAATTCATCGACTTTATCTTCTGATTCCTTAGCTAAAATGATCCCGACAATTTCTCCCATATCGCCATTAAAAACATTCAATTCCGGCGTATTGACCAAATGTAGGACCTTATCTCCAATACGGTAAACCGACTCATTCCACTTTACTTCTTTTTTTGTACCATCATTTGGATTGAAAATTTCTTGCATCATTTTATTCAGCGCATCGATCCCAGCAGCTCCACGATACATCGGAGCCAATAATTGAATATCTTGCGGTGAAAAACCTTTCGCCTTTGCTTTGGTCACGATTTGACGAACATAGGTCTCAATATGATGGACATCACTAGGGAAAAATGAACGGTCTTTTTGATTTACAGTAAAATTCTGAGGTAATTTGCCTTGCTTGATTTCGTGCGCCAATGGAATAATGCTTGACCCATCCCCTTGTCGATAGATTTCGGTTAACTCTTTTTGGGGAATTTCGTTGATTTGCATCAAATCGTGCAATATTTGTCCCGGACCAACAGAAGGTAATTGATCCTTATCTCCAACGAAAATCACTTGCATATTAGTTGGAATAGCTTTAAACAAGGTATTTGCTAACCAAGTATCAACCATCGACATTTCATCGACGATCAAGAGACCACCCTCTAGTTCTTTGGCTGTCATACTGGGATTTTTTTCCCTTCCAGTTAACCCTAATAAACGATGGATCGTACTGGCAGGCAAGCCTGTTGTTTCATTCATTCGTTTGGCTGCACGACCAGTTGGAGCCGCTAGCAAAATTGGAAACATTTCCTGAGAGTAATCTTTTACATCGAGAGAAAGGCCGTTTAGTTCAGCAAAAACTGAAACAATCCCATTGATAACAGTAGTTTTCCCCGTTCCTGGTCCGCCAGTTAAGATAAATAATGGCGACTTGATCGCTTCTTCGATTGCTGCTTGTTGAGAATCGCCATATAGAATACCTAAACGTTTTTCCACACCTCGTATATTTTTTTCAATCTCTTTTTTATCGTATTTAATTTCTTTTTTTCGCGAAAGTAAACGCTGGATCGAGGTCCCAATTCCCCACTCAGAAAAATATAAGCTGTTTTCAAACAGTTTAGTGCCTTCTTGCTGGATTTTACCTTCCTCCACCAAATGAATGATTTGTTCTGCTACTTGATCTAAGGATATTTCAACAGGACGACTGGCTTCCAAGGTATTGATCGTTTCACGAAGGAGTATTTCCGCTTCCACATAGGTATTTCCTGACCGAACAGAATGTTGAAAAATCTCATGTGTGATCGCAGCTCTGACTCGTTTATCAGAATCTGCTCCAATGCCAAGTTGTTCCGCAATATTATCTGCTCGTTTAAAGCCAATACCCTCAATGTCCTCTACTAATTGGTAGGGGTTTTCATGAATAATATCTAAGGTCTCTTCTTTGTATGTTTGATAAATCGCAAAGGAAAGCTGACTACCAAAACCATAACGATTTAGGCCAACAATCACTTGTTCCATTCCGTGATTCAAGCGGATCGTTTCAATAATTGTTTGCTGTTTTTTTTCATTTAATTGAGGAACTTCTGCTAATACATCAGGTGTAGCAATGATTCGGTCAATTGCATCTTCCCCTAAGATTTCCACGATTTTCTCAGCTGTTCGTTTTCCGATTCCTGGAAATTTTTCACTTGAAAGATAATTTACCACACCACTTGCAGAAGTTGGTCGTTCTTGCTGGTAGCTATCGACTTGAAATTGTTTACCATAACGAGGGTGATCGACGAAATGACCAAAAAAACGGTAAATCTCTTCTTCTTGTATTTGACCGAAGCTGCCCGTTGTTACGATTTCTTTTTCTAAATAATCTGTATTCGTATCCGTGATTTTTACTAATAAAACTTTATAAAAATTGCTAGGGTTCTGAAAAAAGATTGCTTGAACTTGCCCTACCACATACTCTTTTTCCTCATCACCAAACAATGTTTCCATCATTTTCACCTCGTTCCATCAAACATAATTTTTTATTGTAAAAAAGAATCGTCATTCCATAATTTTAACGTGTAAGCTGAATCAGCCTCAGCTTCTGTTGTTTCTAGAATCGACAAACTATTGTTTTTAAGACCACCCATGCTACGTAAATCGGCCAAGTCTTTGCCAGTAAGCGCCTGGATTGCAGCTGTTAGCGATGCCCCATGCCCTACAAAAAGATAAGGTCCATCACCTGATTCTACCGCCGCTTCAACTACTGTTGCAATACGGGAAATTGCCTGTTCGATCGGTTCTCCTTGAAAGACCTCTGGATTGTAACGGTCTAATCGATAGCGCATATGCTCTAATTCTTTTTCGTATGTTTTTCTCATTTCAGCAATCGATTGTCCTTCTAATTTTCCTAAACCTAGTTCTTTCAGCTCATCTGTGTAAACGATTTTTACTGGTCGTTCAAGTTCCTGATTGATGCCTTCAGCGGTTTTTCTCGCACGCATTGAGGTACTTGAAAATATTTTTTCAAAAGGCACATCTTTAATCGTTTGACCCAATTGCTTTATTTCATCATAACTCGTTGGAAGCAGTGGTGAATCACCGCTCATTCCCTGAAATCTAAGCTCTTGATTCCATTCTGTTTTTCCGTGACGAGTAAAATATAATTTCATTTGCTTTTGCTCCCTTAATTCTGATTTATTCATTCGTTGCTTCCCATTTATCGCTAAGTTATCTTATCTAGTGTATCATTTTCACTGTGAAAATTCCATTTAACCAAAATGTTTCTCTAAACAGACTACTTGATTATCTGCCTAAAAAAAAGTAAATTAGACTAAGTAGTTTTAACTCACTAACTTTACTAGTATTTAGATCTAGGAGGAACCTGATTTGTTTTTTAACCACATCCATCACATTGCCATTAATTGTTCTGATTATCATAAGACAAAAGAATTCTATGTTGAAAAACTAGGTTTTGAGATTATCCGTGAAAATCAAAGAACAGATAAAAATGATACTAAATTGGATTTAAAATTAGGGCAACAGGAATTAGAGATTTTTATAACACCTAATGCGCCTAAACGGCCATCTTATCCTGAAGCTTTAGGGTTGCGTCATCTCGCTTTTAAAGTCGAAGACATTGAAGAAGTTATTGCCTTTTTAAATACTAAAGGAATCGAATGTGAAGTAATCCGGACAGATACATTTACAGGAGAAAAAATGACTTTTTTCTTTGATCCAGATGGTCTGCCTTTAGAATTACATGAATAGAGCATTCACTTACTCTTTGATAGCAAAAAAACTGTTCTCTTTGCAATCAAAGGAACAGTTTTTTAGACTCTTAATCTAATTTATCATTTTCATAATGATGCTTCAATTCTAAAGCTGGAAAATCCTGTTGGCGTAATGCTTCATAGACCACTAAAGCCACTGTATTTGACAAATTCAATGAACGGACATGCTCATCATTCATTGGTATCCGTAAACATTTTTCTTCATTTTCCCGCATAAATTCTTCTGGTAGTCCTGTTGTTTCTTTTCCAAACATAAAATAATGATCTTTTCCATCCGTATAATCCATTTGGCTATACGTTTGATTTGCAAACTTTGTGATCAAATGCAATGGTCGATCCTCCAAATAGTCTAAAAAGGTTGCTAAATCTTTATGGTACATAATATTAACGTCATTCCAATAATCCAAACCAGCCCTTTTCAGGTGTTTGTCATCTGTTGAAAAACCTAACGGCTCGATGAGATGTAGTGGAGAATTTGTTGCTGCACAAGTTCGGGCAATATTGCCTGTATTTGCTGGGATTTGTGGTTCAAATAGAACGATATGATTTGTCATGATTACAGTTTCCTTTCAATTATATGACGCATTATCTATTTTATTTATTAAAATCAACATAAAAAAAACGTATCGCCTCGGTGTCAATCACTGCGAGTCGCTACGTTAGTGAAGCTCTTTTCACTAACTTTTATCAGAACAGGAACCTGATAAAAACCAACGAAAAAACAACTTGTATGTAATATAACACCATTACCAGAGCTTTGCAATACCTTTTAGCAAATTAACTGAATGTAAGCGTTATTTAAACTTTCCTTTTAACATCCGAACGTCAATTGTAATTTCAGATAATGGATTTTCTTGAAGCGCTTCTTTTACTTGATCAGCCACTCCCCATTCAAGCGGAGACATTTCTAATAAATCTAAACGATACTCTTTCGGAATAGCATACGTGAAGGTCACGCGTTCATCGCTCAAAATAGCCATTTCTTTAGAAAACTTGGCTAAAACTTTTTCATTTGAATAGGTTTGTTTTGTTTTATCTTCTGGGTAAAATGCTGCTCTTAACTCTTTCAAATAATCAGCTTCTGGAATCACTTTGATCACAGTTCCATCTTGTTTCAAAACACGCTGAAATTCTTGATAATGAGAGGGAGAAAAAATATTCAAAATGGTATTCATTGATTGATTTGCAAATGGTAGATTGGTCAGATCTGCCACTGACCAAAAAGCCTCGATCGGCTGATTACTAGCTAAGTAAATTCCCTCTTTTGAAATATCAAATCCATATTTTGAACCTGCTAATCCTAATTGAGACAATTCAGCTAAAAAGCTTCCTTCACCACAGCCAACATCTAAGGTTGATCCAGTTAAATCCATTGCAGCAATGATTTTTTCCAACAAAGGCTGATACATGCCACTTTGAATCAAACGACCTCTGTGAAGTAGCATTTTTTTATTATATTCCGTCTGAATACTGTGAGAAAGAAAATAAAGCGTTCCCTTCTTTGATAAATCAAATCGATGATTTTGTGCACAAATCAAACTATATTCTTGTAATTGAAATGCCTGTTTGCAAACTGGACAAAGAAACTGTTCTTGATGTGTTTCTAAAAAATTACGAGCAAAATCAATCTTTTTTAACATAATGCTACTTCCTATTCATTATAAATTCTGAAACTTGCTGATAAACTATCGCTATTTATCTTACAACGAGAACCAGACTTTGGCAACCGCCAGAATTATGGTACAATGCCTGTGAAGAAAAAATGAGGAGTGGATCGAATGATCAAAGAATTTTGCGCTGAAAATTTCACAGATATTCCAACTGCTATCAGAAACGGAGCTGGAAGAATCGAATTATGCGATAATCTGGCTGTGGGCGGTACAACACCCAGTACTGGTGTGATCGAAGAAGTCGTTTCATACGCTGGAGAAAAATCGATTCCAGTCATGACAATAATCAGACCTCGTGGTGGCGACTTCGTTTACAATGATATTGAACTTAAAATCATGCACACAGACCTGATCGAAGCGAAAAAAATTGGGACAGACGGCGTTGTTTTAGGATGTCTAAC
The DNA window shown above is from Enterococcus sp. 12C11_DIV0727 and carries:
- a CDS encoding VOC family protein, whose protein sequence is MFFNHIHHIAINCSDYHKTKEFYVEKLGFEIIRENQRTDKNDTKLDLKLGQQELEIFITPNAPKRPSYPEALGLRHLAFKVEDIEEVIAFLNTKGIECEVIRTDTFTGEKMTFFFDPDGLPLELHE
- a CDS encoding ATP-dependent RecD-like DNA helicase — protein: METLFGDEEKEYVVGQVQAIFFQNPSNFYKVLLVKITDTNTDYLEKEIVTTGSFGQIQEEEIYRFFGHFVDHPRYGKQFQVDSYQQERPTSASGVVNYLSSEKFPGIGKRTAEKIVEILGEDAIDRIIATPDVLAEVPQLNEKKQQTIIETIRLNHGMEQVIVGLNRYGFGSQLSFAIYQTYKEETLDIIHENPYQLVEDIEGIGFKRADNIAEQLGIGADSDKRVRAAITHEIFQHSVRSGNTYVEAEILLRETINTLEASRPVEISLDQVAEQIIHLVEEGKIQQEGTKLFENSLYFSEWGIGTSIQRLLSRKKEIKYDKKEIEKNIRGVEKRLGILYGDSQQAAIEEAIKSPLFILTGGPGTGKTTVINGIVSVFAELNGLSLDVKDYSQEMFPILLAAPTGRAAKRMNETTGLPASTIHRLLGLTGREKNPSMTAKELEGGLLIVDEMSMVDTWLANTLFKAIPTNMQVIFVGDKDQLPSVGPGQILHDLMQINEIPQKELTEIYRQGDGSSIIPLAHEIKQGKLPQNFTVNQKDRSFFPSDVHHIETYVRQIVTKAKAKGFSPQDIQLLAPMYRGAAGIDALNKMMQEIFNPNDGTKKEVKWNESVYRIGDKVLHLVNTPELNVFNGDMGEIVGIILAKESEDKVDELVIQFDNNEVSYKRNEWNKITLSYCCSIHKAQGSEFKMVILPMVHQYHRMLQRNLLYTAVTRSKDILILLGEVQAFNTCVAHESASRLTMLKERITSADDMSLTTRMQLEAYEEGLNKEAPFSETVAAEKSIVYEAANENKVAVIEETTEPIITPAKPKIEEISLFNEPVQESAEQVNEVLDRLLTPDLVKTQTIDPMIGMGQTTPYDFMK
- a CDS encoding methyltransferase domain-containing protein; translation: MLKKIDFARNFLETHQEQFLCPVCKQAFQLQEYSLICAQNHRFDLSKKGTLYFLSHSIQTEYNKKMLLHRGRLIQSGMYQPLLEKIIAAMDLTGSTLDVGCGEGSFLAELSQLGLAGSKYGFDISKEGIYLASNQPIEAFWSVADLTNLPFANQSMNTILNIFSPSHYQEFQRVLKQDGTVIKVIPEADYLKELRAAFYPEDKTKQTYSNEKVLAKFSKEMAILSDERVTFTYAIPKEYRLDLLEMSPLEWGVADQVKEALQENPLSEITIDVRMLKGKFK
- a CDS encoding histidine phosphatase family protein, coding for MKLYFTRHGKTEWNQELRFQGMSGDSPLLPTSYDEIKQLGQTIKDVPFEKIFSSTSMRARKTAEGINQELERPVKIVYTDELKELGLGKLEGQSIAEMRKTYEKELEHMRYRLDRYNPEVFQGEPIEQAISRIATVVEAAVESGDGPYLFVGHGASLTAAIQALTGKDLADLRSMGGLKNNSLSILETTEAEADSAYTLKLWNDDSFLQ
- the trmL gene encoding tRNA (uridine(34)/cytosine(34)/5-carboxymethylaminomethyluridine(34)-2'-O)-methyltransferase TrmL, translated to MTNHIVLFEPQIPANTGNIARTCAATNSPLHLIEPLGFSTDDKHLKRAGLDYWNDVNIMYHKDLATFLDYLEDRPLHLITKFANQTYSQMDYTDGKDHYFMFGKETTGLPEEFMRENEEKCLRIPMNDEHVRSLNLSNTVALVVYEALRQQDFPALELKHHYENDKLD